One genomic segment of Schlesneria paludicola DSM 18645 includes these proteins:
- the acnA gene encoding aconitate hydratase AcnA — MAATNPFGAESVLKTSGGEFKYYSLPKLAAKGFGQIDTLPFSMRVLLESCLRNVDGFLVNEEHVAQVANWDAAKPQQVEVPFMVGRVVLQDFTGVPAVVDMAALRDAMIRMGGDPKKINPLVQCDLVIDHSVQVDYFGASESLQKNVDLEFERNLERYQLLRWAQQGLSNFRVVPPATGIVHQVNLEYLAKVVLTKNGVAYPDSLVGTDSHTTMINGLGVVGWGVGGIEAEAVMLGQPIYMLMPEVVGFKLIGKLPEGTTATDLVLTVTQMLRKHGVVNKFVEFYGPGLDGMSLPDRATLANMAPEYGATMGFFPVDDETLKFLSRTGRTAAEVELVEAYYKAQGMFRTASSPEPRFTSKLELDLSTVVASMAGPKRPQDRVLLTDMKTAWIKERSTSFGHPTPAAPVSVKGSDAKIGDGAVVIAAITSCTNTSNPSVMLGAGLLARNAVAKGLKSKSWVKTSLAPGSRVVTEYLAKSGLDKPLDQLGFNTVGYGCTTCIGNSGPLPDSVSQAVSEGDLVVSAVLSGNRNFEGRINPQVKANYLASPPLVVAYALAGTTDIDLTTEPLGKDQAGKDVFLKDIWPTSKEIEATIASSITPEMFKTEYSHAAQGPVEWQKITGATGPQYKWDEKSTYVQEPPFFIDMPAQPKPIHGISGAICLLSVGDSVTTDHISPAGSIKASSPAGLFLQANGVAPLDFNSYGARRGNDRVMTRGTFANIRLRNLLCPGTEGGVTKYFPTGDQMSIYDAAMKYKTDGTPLVVLAGAEYGTGSSRDWAAKGTYLLGIRVVIATSFERIHRSNLVGMGVLPLQFRPGENREFLGLDGTETFEIQLDDNLKPLQAIEVMATKPDGTAIHFVATCRIDTPVEVEYYRNGGILHKVLRDLLKS, encoded by the coding sequence ATGGCGGCAACGAATCCGTTTGGGGCGGAGTCTGTTCTCAAGACGAGCGGCGGCGAGTTCAAGTATTACTCGCTGCCAAAACTCGCGGCCAAAGGATTTGGTCAAATCGATACGCTGCCGTTTTCGATGCGAGTTTTGCTTGAATCGTGTCTTCGCAATGTCGACGGGTTCCTCGTCAACGAAGAACATGTCGCCCAAGTCGCCAACTGGGACGCAGCCAAGCCGCAACAGGTCGAAGTTCCGTTCATGGTTGGCCGCGTCGTGCTGCAAGACTTCACGGGCGTCCCCGCAGTCGTCGATATGGCCGCGCTGCGAGACGCCATGATCCGGATGGGTGGCGACCCCAAGAAGATCAATCCCCTGGTCCAGTGCGACCTGGTCATCGATCACTCGGTGCAGGTGGATTACTTCGGCGCGAGCGAATCACTGCAGAAAAACGTCGATTTGGAATTCGAGCGAAATCTTGAACGTTACCAGTTGCTGCGTTGGGCACAACAAGGCCTGAGCAATTTCCGCGTGGTGCCACCCGCCACTGGGATCGTGCATCAGGTCAACCTGGAATACCTCGCGAAAGTCGTTCTGACAAAGAACGGCGTCGCCTATCCCGACAGCCTGGTCGGAACCGACAGCCATACAACCATGATCAACGGCTTGGGCGTCGTTGGGTGGGGCGTGGGCGGGATTGAAGCCGAAGCGGTGATGCTGGGCCAGCCGATTTACATGCTGATGCCGGAAGTCGTTGGCTTCAAACTGATCGGCAAGCTTCCTGAAGGCACAACCGCAACCGACCTCGTTTTGACCGTAACGCAAATGCTGCGTAAGCACGGGGTGGTGAATAAGTTCGTCGAATTCTACGGCCCGGGCCTCGACGGGATGTCCCTGCCAGACCGCGCCACACTCGCGAACATGGCTCCAGAGTACGGCGCCACGATGGGCTTCTTCCCGGTGGATGATGAAACCCTGAAGTTCCTCAGCCGCACCGGTCGCACCGCCGCAGAAGTGGAACTGGTCGAAGCCTATTACAAGGCTCAAGGAATGTTCCGCACCGCCAGTTCTCCCGAGCCACGTTTCACATCGAAGCTCGAACTCGACCTGTCGACCGTCGTCGCCTCAATGGCTGGCCCCAAGCGTCCGCAGGATCGCGTGCTGCTGACAGACATGAAAACAGCCTGGATCAAGGAACGCAGCACCAGCTTCGGCCACCCCACCCCAGCAGCGCCCGTCAGCGTCAAAGGTTCTGATGCGAAGATCGGCGACGGAGCTGTGGTGATCGCCGCGATCACCAGTTGCACCAATACCAGCAACCCCTCGGTGATGCTGGGCGCTGGATTACTCGCTCGGAACGCCGTCGCGAAAGGCTTGAAAAGCAAGTCCTGGGTCAAAACCAGTCTCGCTCCCGGTAGTCGCGTTGTCACCGAATACCTCGCCAAATCGGGCCTGGACAAACCACTCGATCAATTGGGATTCAACACCGTCGGCTACGGCTGTACCACATGCATCGGGAACAGCGGACCGCTGCCCGATTCTGTTTCGCAGGCCGTGTCCGAAGGTGACCTGGTCGTTTCCGCGGTGCTTTCTGGAAACCGGAACTTCGAAGGCCGGATCAACCCTCAGGTGAAAGCCAATTACCTGGCCAGTCCACCACTGGTCGTCGCCTACGCCTTGGCCGGAACCACCGACATCGACCTGACCACCGAACCGCTCGGCAAGGATCAGGCGGGCAAAGATGTATTCCTGAAGGATATCTGGCCGACTTCCAAGGAAATCGAAGCCACGATTGCGTCGTCGATCACCCCCGAAATGTTCAAGACGGAATATAGCCACGCCGCTCAGGGCCCCGTCGAATGGCAAAAAATTACGGGGGCCACCGGCCCTCAATACAAGTGGGACGAAAAGAGCACCTACGTTCAAGAGCCGCCGTTCTTCATCGACATGCCCGCCCAGCCGAAACCGATCCACGGGATCAGCGGCGCGATCTGCTTGCTGTCCGTCGGCGATTCGGTCACAACCGACCACATCAGCCCCGCCGGATCGATCAAGGCCAGCTCGCCTGCCGGCCTCTTCCTGCAGGCCAATGGTGTCGCACCGCTCGATTTCAACAGCTACGGTGCCCGTCGTGGTAACGACCGCGTCATGACCCGCGGCACGTTCGCCAACATCCGTCTGCGAAATCTGCTTTGTCCCGGCACCGAAGGCGGTGTCACGAAGTACTTCCCGACCGGCGATCAGATGTCGATTTATGACGCCGCGATGAAATACAAGACCGATGGCACGCCGCTGGTGGTGCTCGCCGGTGCCGAATATGGAACCGGGTCGTCACGCGACTGGGCGGCTAAGGGGACTTACCTGTTGGGAATCCGTGTCGTGATCGCCACCAGCTTCGAGCGAATCCATCGCTCCAACCTGGTCGGTATGGGGGTTCTGCCGCTGCAGTTCCGACCGGGCGAAAATCGAGAATTCCTGGGCTTGGACGGAACAGAAACGTTCGAGATCCAGTTAGATGACAATCTGAAGCCGCTGCAAGCGATTGAAGTGATGGCCACCAAGCCAGACGGGACCGCCATTCACTTCGTGGCCACGTGCCGCATCGATACGCCGGTGGAAGTCGAGTACTACCGTAACGGGGGCATCCTGCATAAGGTGCTTCGCGACCTGCTGAAGAGCTGA